A window of Oncorhynchus tshawytscha isolate Ot180627B linkage group LG10, Otsh_v2.0, whole genome shotgun sequence contains these coding sequences:
- the LOC112260558 gene encoding histamine H3 receptor-like: MGGDQLDANASWNYMHNDSTKMWSDNAFTAPVMVILLMMMVTLVVVIVLGNALVIFAFKVDKSLRRQSNYYFLNLAISDFLVGAFCIPVYIPYILTGRWMLGRGLCKLWLVMDYLLCTASVFNIVLISYDRFLSVTRAVSYRARQGMTHQAIMKMIAVWVLAFVLYGPAIIFWELVVGKSRVPDDECYAEFYYTWYFLLSASMLEFFSPLISVTFFNLSIYLNIRRRRLRNRDETSGQAHAPDGQPPPLGRGECLRLTSLFSRNSVVVKKLSSTVSVQERGSGSGSFHSQIFHPPLERQDTSTRGTQRSCLSRDKKIAKSLAVIVCVFAVCWAPYTLLMIIRAACKGRCVQHHWYEVTFWLLWLNSAINPFLYPLCHSSFRRAFGRILCPRRRATQLATD, translated from the exons ATGGGGGGAGATCAACTCGATGCCAACGCAAGCTGGAATTACATGCACAACGACTCAACCAAAATGTGGAGCGACAACGCATTCACAGCGCCTGTCATGGTCATTCTTTtgatgatgatggtaactttggtGGTTGTGATAGTTTTGGGAAACGCTTTGGTCATTTTCGCCTTTAAAGTAGACAAGAGTCTGAGGAGGCAAAGCAACTATTACTTCCTGAATCTCGCCATATCGGATTTTCTTGTTG GGGCATTCTGCATTCCAGTGTACATCCCATACATCCTGACAGGGAGATGGATGTTGGGCAGAGGACTGTGCAAACTGTGGCTGGTCATGGACTACTTGCTCTGTACTGCCTCTGTCTTCAATATTGTCCTGATCAGCTATGACCGCTTCCTCTCTGTCACCAGAGCG GTGAGCTACCGTGCCAGACAGGGCATGACCCACCAAGCCATCATGAAGATGATAGCAGTCTGGGTCCTGGCCTTTGTCCTCTATGGCCCTGCCATCATCTTCTGGGAGCTGGTGGTGGGGAAGAGCCGTGTCCCGGACGATGAGTGCTACGCTGAGTTCTACTACACCTGGTACTTCCTCCTCAGTGCCTCCATGTTGGAGTTCTTCTCCCCATTAATCTCCGTAACCTTCTTCAACCTCAGCATCTACCTCAACATACGTCGGAGGAGGCTCCGGAACAGAGATGAGACGAGTGGACAGGCCCACGCGCCTGATGGACAGCCCCCTCCCCTGGGGAGAGGGGAATGCCTCCGCCTCACTTCCCTCTTCTCCCGGAACTCGGTAGTGGTTAAGAAGCTGTCTAGCACTGTGTCGGTCCAGGAGAGGGGATCAGGCTCGGGGTCCTTCCACTCCCAGATCTTCCATCCCCCCTTGGAGCGGCAGGACACCTCCACTAGGGGCACACAGCGCAGCTGCCTGTCAAGGGACAAGAAGATTGCCAAGTCGCTGGCTGtcatcgtgtgtgtgtttgctgtgtgctGGGCGCCCTACACCCTCCTGATGATCATCAGAGCCGCCTGTAAGGGACGCTGCGTCCAGCACCACTGGTATGAGGTCACCTTCTGGCTGCTGTGGCTCAACTCGGCCATTAACCCTTTCCTCTACCCGCTCTGTCACAGCAGCTTCCGCAGGGCCTTCGGCAGGATCCTGTGTCCCAGACGGAGGGCAACTCAGCTGGCCACCGACTGA